The Phycisphaerae bacterium genomic sequence GCCTATAATACCGCCGAGCGAAAGACTCGGTCCGGTGTGAAGCAAGACGGCGTCGCAAGATTGCTGGCAACCCGAAAGACAGGCAGCCATGTTGGCCGGGCATCCGTACACTCCGATTCTCATCCTGCTCCTTGTGGTGATCGTCATCGTGCTGGCCATCATGGCCTTGAGCCACATGATCGGTACCGCTCGTCACGGTCATCGCAAGGATACCCCCTACGAAGCCGGAATGCCGCCTCTAGCCGATGCTCGCCGCCGGTTTCACGCCCGCTTCTACATCGTGGCGTTGCTCTTCCTGCTTTTTGATGTTGAGGTGGTGCTCATGTGGCCTTGGGCTGTGGCTTTCCACCGGGCGGCAGTTGGGCAGGGATCAATCGAGGCCGTATCGGGGCAAGCGGCGGGTGCAGGTCTTTTCCTCGTATCGATGATGGTTTTCGTGGCTCTGCTCTTAATCGGCCTCCTTTACGCGTGGGGGCGGGGAGCACTTCATTGGAGGTAGGCAACCAGACCCCCATGAACGCGCGCGCCGCAGCCAGACGATCGGTTGAGGCTCTCGTGT encodes the following:
- a CDS encoding NADH-quinone oxidoreductase subunit A, encoding MLAGHPYTPILILLLVVIVIVLAIMALSHMIGTARHGHRKDTPYEAGMPPLADARRRFHARFYIVALLFLLFDVEVVLMWPWAVAFHRAAVGQGSIEAVSGQAAGAGLFLVSMMVFVALLLIGLLYAWGRGALHWR